The segment CCTTCAGGGGCGAGGTTCGCCCAGATGGGCGACTTCGACACTGAAGTGCCTCGCAAAGACTCATGTATACTATCTCTTCTTCATCACTCTCCGCGCACTATCCACCCGTTTCTTTACTTCCCGCTCAAAACCCTGCTCCGTTGGTTCGTAATAAATATGATCTTTAATTCGATCCGGTAAATATTGCTGTTCCACGACGTGCCCCTCTCCGCCGTGCGGATCTTTATAGCCGACACTGGCGCCTTGTTTAGTCATGTCCGGTACGGGTGCATTTTTAAGGTGGTTCGGCACACGTAATTGCCCATAATGTTCCAAGTCACCTCTAACCCCACGCATCGCTTTTTTCACCGCGTCGCTTTTTGGCGATGCCGATAAATAAATACAAGCTTGCGAAAGCGCGTATGATGCCTCCGGTAAACCAACCCACTCCAGTGCGTGCCCCGCCGAAACCGCCACCATTAAGGCGTGAGGATCAGCGTTTCCAATATCTTCTGACGCAAAAATAATCATCCGACGCGCGATAAATTCCGGATCTTCACCGGCCGATAACATTTTGTGCAACCAAAAAAGTGCAGCGTCCGGTTCACTTCCCCGCATACTTTTAATAAAGGCGGAAATTGTATCGAAATGCTCATCGCCTTTTGCGTCATATTTAAACGCCCGTGTTTGGATGGCATCTTCAATTTCTTTTAGCTGAATAATTGCGCCAACTTTTTTTGTAATTGCAGAAAGCTCTAAAGCATTGAGCGCCATCCGTGCGTCACCGCCGGCCATTTGCGCCAAATGTTCCAATGCCTTCGGTTGAATTTTTAGTTTCTGTTTTCCCAAACCCCGTTCCACATCCTGCAACGCGCTTTCGATAATCTGTTTAATATTTTCATCGGCCAGTGGCGCCAACTGATAAACCTGCGACCGCGACACCAAGGCCTTAATCACTTCAAAATACGGATTTTCCGTTGTCACCCCAACCAAAGTAATCGTTCCGTCTTCAACATGTGGCAGAAGAATATCCTGTTGCGCTTTATTGAAACGATGAATTTCATCAACAACAACAACTGTTCTTTTACCCTGCATCTTGCGTCGCTCGCGCGCCGCCTCGATTACTTTGCGCAAGTCGGCACTGCCGGCCGTGACCGCGCTAACCGGTTCAAAATAGGCCTCCATTTTGCTGGCAATAATTTCGGCAATCGTCGTTTTGCCCGAGCCCGGCGGGCCATACAAAATAAGCGAACCGACCTTACCCGATTCAACCGCTTTTCGAAGCAACGCATTCTTACCCAAAATAACTTCTTGCCCCACAAAATCCTCCATTTTCTTTGGCCGCATCCGTGCCGCCAAAGGCGCCTCGCTTTGAAGGGCTTTTTTGAGCTGATTATCGAATAAATCTTGATTTTGAGCATCGGTTGACATGTGGAATGTATTGTAATACAAAAAGTACCCTATGAAAGTGACAGATCCAACGTAAGGTCGGACTGCCGAGCGGTCCGACCTTGATTGGTTGCGTCACGTTGTCGGCCAATGAGGGGCGGACCCCTCGAGGAGTCCGCCCCTCGTCTACATCCAATGCGAAATCTTTTTTGTAAATTTTTAGAAGCACTCGCCGAGGTGCAACATTTCGCGCCCCTTACACGTGCCCTCGCAAACACTCGTATAGGTATGACCATCCGTCGAACAAACTAGCGCATGGCCAGCACCGCAATCACATGAACCCGAATTTACAACCTGCGTTCTTAGATATGATGCCGGTGACATTGCCACCATCAGAAGAACCACAAATACCAAAGCCAAGCAAACTCCCAAAAGAATTTTCCCGTTATCCAAAAATCGTTTTTTCTTTTTTATTTTTTTAGGCATCCTATTGTTTTCGCCATGTTGAAATTATTACTTTCTTCGCCCCATCACGCTTGTAAACTACAACATATTTGATACCACGCCGTTCAATTTCAGACTTATAAATACCATGCCCTTGATATCGAGAAGTACCACGCGAAGCCGAAGTGGTCGCACTATTTCCCACTCCACGCTGTTTCATGCGCTTCTTGGCGTGTTTGGTGAAGAAAAGACCCATAGTTTGATACTACCATGAATTTCTAAAACTTTCCGTCGTCTTCTTTTTTTATCACTTGAGTAATTATTATCTTGTGCTATCCTTTTTTCATGTTTGGAATCAATAAATCAACAGAACAAATCAAGTGGAGTGCGGAAGCGGAAGGGGCACTGGAACAAGCCATCACCCAATTTCCGGGGCCAAAGATGATGATTGGTATGGTAAAAGGCAAACTACGATCGGCCGCAGAAAAGAAAGCTGTCGAACTCGGTCATTCAGAGGTTCATCCGGAGGATCTTATGCAGGGACTTATGGAAATGTTGCCACAATCAGCACGCAACATGATTGAAAAACGGATGCAAGAAGGCCCGGATGGAATTGCAAAACTCCAAGACGATCTTAAGGATTTTAAGGGATAAAACAAAATACCCAAAATAATCCCTCCCCGCCTCCCTTTGCATTGCTGTCGCGTTAAGAAAAAAGTAAAAAAATAATACGCTATAGTAAGCCATTTGTTTTGCAAAATATGTTCAAATTCAATTCAAGTCGAAAAATAAATTTCTCTAAAAATTTAGCTTGCAAAAGGGATTATTTCGGCTTTGTAAAATTATTAACGCGACAGCAATGCCTCCCTTTGAGTAAGGGGAGGAGTTGCACCGTTCCCTCCCTTTTTCAAGGGAGGGCGAGGGTGGGTTTTATTCAATTCCAAACAATTTTCGGGTATTTGCCTCCGTGACTTGAGCAACCTCTTCCACCGATATCCCCTTAATCTCCGCGATTTTCTTGGCAATTTCCACGACGTACGCCGGTTCGTTGCGTTGACCACGTACAACCTGTGGCGCCAAAAATGGCGCGTCGGTTTCGATCAATAAACGCTCAAGCGGCAAATCCTTTACGACAGCGCGTATTTCATCGGCTTTTGGAAATGTCACCATTCCGGCGATGCCTAAATAATACCCTTGATCCAAATAAAATTTTGCCTCTCCAGGCGTGCCTGTAAAACTATGAATGACCGCATTGAGTTTAAAATTATTTTCACGAATTATTTGTTGAAACTCTTTATGCACGTAACGGACGTGAAAAATTATCGGCTTATTGTGCGCAACAGCCAAAGTAATAAAACGTAACATCGCTGGGATTTGTTCTTCAAGTGACGGCAGGCGTTCGTTTTTTTCCAAACCAATTTCGCCAACTGCTACAACCTTGGGATGCTTCAATAATTCCGCAAAACGCAACCAAAACGCTTCCGTAATATTTTTTATTCCCTCCGGATGTACGCCAA is part of the bacterium genome and harbors:
- a CDS encoding replication-associated recombination protein A: MSTDAQNQDLFDNQLKKALQSEAPLAARMRPKKMEDFVGQEVILGKNALLRKAVESGKVGSLILYGPPGSGKTTIAEIIASKMEAYFEPVSAVTAGSADLRKVIEAARERRKMQGKRTVVVVDEIHRFNKAQQDILLPHVEDGTITLVGVTTENPYFEVIKALVSRSQVYQLAPLADENIKQIIESALQDVERGLGKQKLKIQPKALEHLAQMAGGDARMALNALELSAITKKVGAIIQLKEIEDAIQTRAFKYDAKGDEHFDTISAFIKSMRGSEPDAALFWLHKMLSAGEDPEFIARRMIIFASEDIGNADPHALMVAVSAGHALEWVGLPEASYALSQACIYLSASPKSDAVKKAMRGVRGDLEHYGQLRVPNHLKNAPVPDMTKQGASVGYKDPHGGEGHVVEQQYLPDRIKDHIYYEPTEQGFEREVKKRVDSARRVMKKR
- a CDS encoding PCP reductase family protein → MFGINKSTEQIKWSAEAEGALEQAITQFPGPKMMIGMVKGKLRSAAEKKAVELGHSEVHPEDLMQGLMEMLPQSARNMIEKRMQEGPDGIAKLQDDLKDFKG
- a CDS encoding TatD family hydrolase; translated protein: MIDSHCHLDVEQFNADRSEVIGRAKQAGVNTIINPGADCFGFEKPVKIAEQFENVYASIGVHPEGIKNITEAFWLRFAELLKHPKVVAVGEIGLEKNERLPSLEEQIPAMLRFITLAVAHNKPIIFHVRYVHKEFQQIIRENNFKLNAVIHSFTGTPGEAKFYLDQGYYLGIAGMVTFPKADEIRAVVKDLPLERLLIETDAPFLAPQVVRGQRNEPAYVVEIAKKIAEIKGISVEEVAQVTEANTRKLFGIE